In Anthonomus grandis grandis chromosome 5, icAntGran1.3, whole genome shotgun sequence, the following are encoded in one genomic region:
- the LOC126736594 gene encoding dynein axonemal assembly factor 4-like — protein MPIIIQDLTWKQTEDRVVIQVPLHGVPQTRVDLFTSPRYIKASFESFFFDAVLREEVDVSQSTCTKSPTCILFDLKKCSQNTWETLEVTDLTKKEKNALKQKLIEEEHERIKKRDEERKSKKAELKRVAINEQIELDTRVRTEIEEIKKAEETRALGDLENWKSSMEQTRKIKPKIVELEEQSKQPDKPPKVMLQEKEKSGKNKRNNLKEVTKVALPKPRNTRALQILFTPREFPTPSRESRLDEENDFLAKQAEARRSAGFVDADLRPEEKNPQYLLAKGKQFLKAQNYLGAISALSFGIKLAPKFIDLYIARSEVQIIVGNYNRAIEDCTEALNLLKPALPVNKEDRALCLGRRGEALFKLGFLKQGISELEASNKLNKCNEFEKLLAEFKAEMAEAELKQEENFNKKVES, from the exons atgccAATTATAATTCAAGATTTAACATGGAAACAAACTGAAGATAGGGTTGTTATTCAAGTACCATTGCACGGAGTACCTCAGACAAGAGTCGATCTCTTTACTTCACCACGATACATCAAGGCATCATTCGAATCGTTCTTTTTTGACGCGGTTTTGCGTGAAGAAGTCGACGTCTCTCAAAGTACATGTACTAAATCCCCAACCTGTATCTTGTtcgatttgaaaaaatgttctcAAAATACTTGGGAGACCCTGGAAGTGACGGATCttacaaaaaaggaaaaaaacgcTTTAAAGCAAAAACTCATAGAAGAAGAGCATGAGCGGATAAAAAAACGAGATGAggaaagaaaaagcaaaaaggCTGAATTAAAAAg ggtaGCAATAAATGAACAGATCGAGTTAGATACAAGAGTCAGAACGgaaatagaagaaataaaaaaggcCGAGGAAACCCGTGCTTTGGGAGACTTAGAAAATTGGAAATCATCCATGGAACAAACTcgaaaaattaaaccaaaaatagtTGAGTTAGAGGAACAAAGTAAGCAACCTGATAAGCCACCTAAAGTAATGCTGCAAGAAAAGGAGAAATCTGGAAAAAACAaacgaaataatttaaaagaagttacAAAAGTTGCATTACCAAAGCCTAGAAATACCAGGGCATTACAAATACTCTTCACACCTAGAGAATTTCCAACTCCATCAAGGGAATCTAGATTAGATgaagaaaatgattttttggcCAAACAGGCTGAAGCTAGAAGATCGGCTG gtTTTGTAGATGCAGATTTAAGACCAGAAGAAAAGAACCCGCAATATTTACTTGCAAAAGGCAAACAGTTCTTGAAGGCTCAGAATTATTTAGGGGCTATCAGTGCTCTTAGTTTTGGGATAAAATTAGCCCCAAAGTTTATTGATTTGTATATTGCCCGGTCTGAAGTTCAAATTATCGTTG gGAATTACAACAGAGCCATTGAAGACTGCACGGAAGCCCTAAATTTACTGAAGCCTGCTTTACCAGTAAATAAAGAAGATAGAGCTCTTTGCTTAGGTAGGAGAGGAGAAGCTCTATTTAAGTTAGGGTTTTTAAAACAAGGAATTTCTGAATTGGAAGCTAGTAATAAATTGAACAAATGTAATGAGTTTGAAAAGTTATTAGCGGAGTTTAAAGCTGAAATGGCAGAAGCTGAGTTAAAGCaggaagaaaattttaataaaaaagtagaatcctaa